The sequence below is a genomic window from Desulfovibrio oxyclinae DSM 11498.
CATCTGGCGTCCAACAAGGCCGCCGACCTCTGCCTCGGAGCCGAAGTGCCCGAAACCGGCAGGAAACTCCGTGAGCTGTGCCAGATGTTGGCCTACATTCCGGACAAGATCCTGCACTTCTACTTCCTGGCGGCCCCGGACTTCGTCATGGGTCCGGATGCGGACTATTCGGTCCGCAACGTGGTCGGCGTGGTCGGCGCCGTGCCCGATCTGGCGAAACAGGTCGTGCACATGCGCTACAAGACCCAGATGGCGCTCGAAAAGTTTGCCGGAAAGGTCATCCACCCCATCGCGGCGGTTGTCGGCGGCTTCTCCAAGCCGCTGCTGGAAGATGAACGCAAGGAACTGCTGGAAGTCGTCAAGGAAGCAAAGGACTTCTGCCTGTTCACCATCAAGTTCGCACGCGAAAACGTGTTCCCCAAGTATCTGGAAGCCGTGAAGACGCTGGGCGTCTTCCCCTCCGGTTACATCGGAACCGTGGACGGCAACGGCTCCCTTGAGCTGTACGACGGCCAGCTGCGCCTGATGAACATCGACGGCTCCTACGACCAGTTCGACTACTCCGAGTATCAGGACTACATCGCGGAGCACGTCGAGGACTGGTCCTACCTGAAGTTCCCGTACATCAAGAAGGCCGGGGGCATTAAGCTGGACGAAAACGACCCCGTGGGCGTCTACCGTTCCAACTGCCTTGCACGCGTCAACGTCTGCGATCAGATGAAAACGCCGCTCGCGCAGGAGGAACTGGAGATATTCCGCAAGGAGTTCGGTCGTCCCGCGCACTTGACCCTGCTGTATCACTGGGCCCGCCTCATCGAGCTGGTGCAGTGCTGCGAACGTGCGGAAGAACTGCTCAACGACCCCAAGATCACGGGACGCGAAATCCGCGCCGAAGGCATCAAGCCGCAGGCCGGAGAAGGCGTCGGCTGCGTGGAAGCTCCGC
It includes:
- a CDS encoding nickel-dependent hydrogenase large subunit encodes the protein MMSKTLRVAPITRIEGHAGFEIMLDDNGNVADARMQVMSLRGFEKFVVGRPVEEVSRIVNRICGICPWQHHLASNKAADLCLGAEVPETGRKLRELCQMLAYIPDKILHFYFLAAPDFVMGPDADYSVRNVVGVVGAVPDLAKQVVHMRYKTQMALEKFAGKVIHPIAAVVGGFSKPLLEDERKELLEVVKEAKDFCLFTIKFARENVFPKYLEAVKTLGVFPSGYIGTVDGNGSLELYDGQLRLMNIDGSYDQFDYSEYQDYIAEHVEDWSYLKFPYIKKAGGIKLDENDPVGVYRSNCLARVNVCDQMKTPLAQEELEIFRKEFGRPAHLTLLYHWARLIELVQCCERAEELLNDPKITGREIRAEGIKPQAGEGVGCVEAPRGTLIHHYKTDSDGMVEQANLIVGTTHNNAGMNLSIKQAAKAVIKDGKYDEEVMNLIEMAVRAYDPUMSCATHRLDGGMAMELKIVDAQGNVLDTFNK